AGAACGAGGCCCCAACGGTATAGAGCGGCCGCGTACTGCTAATCGTATTTTCGCCCGATGACTGCTTGCGCATGATATACGCCAAGTTCAACTCACTAATGCGACCGGTCATTTCCATCGCTTGATCAAGCTGGACAAATTGCTTTTTCGATAAGTCACTCAGGGCCGATCGATAGAAAAAATCGGGGTTCGGTGCCGCTAACAACTGCTGGGCGATGGAATTGAGATGCACCGTCTGGGCCGAACTGGCCCCAATGGCCGACTGACCCTTCATTTTAATCAGCAGATTATACTCCGTCCGATTCTTCTCCTGGGAGAGGTTTTCCCAAGCCGGGTTAACCCACTTCGAGAGTAACTGCGAGGCAATTTGACGATCGCCATCATTCGTCAGCGCACTACTATCGGGATGCAGACGGCGAGCAATTTTCAGATAGACTTTGCGGATTTCCTTGGGGTCAATATCGAGGGGAATACCCAGGATCGCATAGTGATCCATGAAATCTGCGGAGAATAGACCCTTATCAATTTGCAAAGCCATGACTCAACCTGCCTGGAGATGTAATCCTAAAA
The nucleotide sequence above comes from Romeriopsis navalis LEGE 11480. Encoded proteins:
- a CDS encoding J domain-containing protein, whose protein sequence is MALQIDKGLFSADFMDHYAILGIPLDIDPKEIRKVYLKIARRLHPDSSALTNDGDRQIASQLLSKWVNPAWENLSQEKNRTEYNLLIKMKGQSAIGASSAQTVHLNSIAQQLLAAPNPDFFYRSALSDLSKKQFVQLDQAMEMTGRISELNLAYIMRKQSSGENTISSTRPLYTVGASFSETPAQRQAQEQAQAEEPRVPIRQSLAAPYFRRAEGYYKKSDYVRAIRELRDGLAIDTTHGPSHSMLGMAYMNQKQPTMAKIHFNKALAINPEDEQAQVGKQALARMNAANNASQEAPKKSSGGFLGGLFGRKK